In Chitinivibrionales bacterium, a single genomic region encodes these proteins:
- a CDS encoding complex I subunit 1 family protein: MKTALYVAAWVVLAPFVGGLLAGIDRIVTARMQSRVGPPVLQPFYDVLKLLGKRGVVVNAFQNFYIVCFLVFVVMTGVLFFSGGDLLLTIFALAVAGVFFVLGAYSPNSPYSNIGAERELLQMMSYEPVLIITAMGMYLVTRSWHVHDIVAFQKPLVQFLPGVFIAFVFVLTIKLRKSPFDLSTSHHGHQELVKGATTEFAGPALAIIEIAHWYENVLLMGFVYLFFAFNWIAALLAVVITYLIEILVDNTYARLTWHFTVKSSWIVAAVFGVVNILVISFLGK; the protein is encoded by the coding sequence ATGAAAACAGCGCTGTATGTCGCCGCATGGGTGGTCCTGGCCCCGTTTGTGGGCGGGCTTCTGGCCGGGATCGACCGCATCGTCACCGCGCGCATGCAGTCGCGCGTGGGGCCGCCGGTGCTGCAGCCGTTCTACGACGTGCTCAAGCTCCTCGGAAAGCGCGGCGTGGTGGTCAACGCGTTCCAGAATTTCTACATTGTCTGCTTCCTCGTGTTCGTGGTCATGACCGGCGTGCTGTTCTTTTCCGGCGGCGACCTGCTGCTCACGATTTTTGCCCTCGCCGTTGCCGGCGTCTTCTTCGTGCTGGGCGCTTATTCGCCCAATTCGCCGTATTCGAACATCGGCGCGGAGCGCGAGCTGCTGCAGATGATGTCGTACGAGCCGGTGCTTATCATCACGGCCATGGGAATGTACCTGGTGACCAGGAGCTGGCACGTGCACGACATCGTCGCGTTCCAAAAACCTCTGGTGCAGTTTCTGCCCGGCGTTTTCATCGCGTTTGTCTTTGTGCTCACCATCAAGCTGCGCAAATCGCCGTTCGACCTCTCAACCTCCCACCACGGCCATCAGGAGCTCGTGAAAGGCGCCACCACCGAATTTGCCGGACCGGCCCTTGCCATCATCGAAATCGCGCATTGGTACGAGAATGTTCTGCTCATGGGGTTCGTCTATTTGTTTTTCGCTTTTAACTGGATCGCGGCACTATTGGCCGTGGTCATTACGTACTTGATTGAAATACTCGTCGATAATACCTATGCGCGCCTTACGTGGCATTTCACGGTCAAATCGTCGTGGATTGTGGCAGCGGTGTTCGGGGTCGTAAATATTCTCGTCATTTCTTTTTTAGGTAAATAA
- a CDS encoding proton-conducting transporter membrane subunit produces MSTLLFLLIFPAAVSLLFAILPPNSFRNSLVRISCLLIAAGSVYAAIMFSGKPTFFKAELPHLEMMFFAGEMALSLFLLYKCIGIKQHEWYIPVLIIIQAGIMAYCELTHSVPEVDHALYIDNFSIIMALIIGIIGSLICLYAISYMRDYHHHHPEMKNRQRSFFFILFFFLSAMFGVVFSNNLVWLYFFWEITTLSSFILIGYPKTEEATRNAYRALGLNLLGGLGFAGGILYLVKFCPAHTVELSRVIELGPAVMLIPVVCISFAGLAKSAQMPFSSWLLGAMVAPTPVSALLHSSTMVKAGIFIIIKFAPVLQNTWAGYFLALVGGVTFLMTSIIAVTQSNAKRVLAYSTIANLGLIVACAGVGTYETLWAAVLLTIFHAVSKGLLFLGVGSIEHKIGSRDIEDMGGLIVNRPGLAMVMLIGILGMFLAPFGMLISKWACLEAFVNSNIVLAVLLAFGSAPTLFFWTKWMGKIVSVPAGAHKGEGAVAKDEWTALGLLAAGTVATAALFPLMSFVSVEPYVFSIYHHEVSLTQGNIIIMSILLGLMVLLPLSFLAHRAKPVYVPRYLAGANVGDSGSFVGAMQVTREAATSNYYLGELFSEKKLCVTSIAITIVLIITMFGAVKL; encoded by the coding sequence ATGAGCACTCTTCTTTTCCTTCTCATATTTCCTGCGGCCGTTTCCCTGCTGTTCGCCATTCTTCCGCCCAACTCGTTCCGTAATTCATTGGTGCGCATCAGCTGCCTGCTGATCGCGGCAGGATCGGTGTACGCGGCGATCATGTTCAGCGGCAAGCCGACCTTTTTCAAGGCGGAATTGCCGCACTTGGAAATGATGTTTTTTGCCGGTGAAATGGCGCTTTCCTTATTCTTATTATATAAATGCATCGGCATAAAGCAGCACGAATGGTACATTCCGGTCCTGATCATCATCCAGGCCGGGATCATGGCGTACTGCGAACTGACCCACAGCGTTCCAGAAGTTGATCACGCGTTGTACATCGACAATTTCTCCATCATCATGGCGCTCATCATCGGCATCATCGGCAGCCTGATCTGCCTCTACGCCATCAGCTACATGCGGGACTACCATCATCACCACCCGGAGATGAAAAACAGGCAGCGGAGCTTTTTCTTCATCCTGTTTTTCTTCCTCTCGGCCATGTTCGGCGTGGTGTTTTCCAACAACCTGGTATGGCTCTACTTTTTCTGGGAAATCACGACGCTCTCGTCATTCATTCTCATCGGCTATCCGAAAACCGAAGAGGCGACGCGTAACGCGTACCGCGCGCTCGGACTCAACCTGCTGGGCGGGCTGGGCTTCGCCGGCGGCATTCTCTATCTTGTCAAGTTCTGCCCAGCGCACACCGTTGAGCTTTCGCGGGTCATTGAGCTCGGGCCAGCGGTCATGCTGATACCGGTCGTCTGCATTTCGTTTGCCGGGCTTGCCAAGTCGGCGCAGATGCCGTTCTCGTCGTGGCTGCTCGGCGCCATGGTGGCGCCAACGCCCGTGTCCGCGCTCCTGCATTCGAGCACCATGGTAAAGGCGGGCATCTTCATCATCATCAAGTTCGCGCCCGTGCTGCAGAACACCTGGGCCGGCTACTTTCTGGCGCTCGTGGGCGGCGTCACGTTTCTCATGACGTCGATCATCGCCGTAACGCAGAGCAACGCCAAGCGCGTGCTGGCCTATTCCACCATCGCCAACCTCGGCCTCATCGTGGCGTGCGCCGGCGTGGGCACCTACGAAACGCTGTGGGCGGCCGTGCTGCTCACCATTTTCCACGCCGTGTCCAAGGGCCTGCTCTTCTTGGGCGTGGGCTCCATTGAGCACAAGATCGGCAGCCGCGACATCGAGGACATGGGCGGCCTCATCGTGAACCGGCCCGGGCTTGCCATGGTGATGCTCATCGGCATCCTTGGCATGTTCCTGGCGCCGTTCGGCATGCTCATCAGCAAATGGGCCTGCCTTGAGGCATTTGTCAATTCAAACATCGTTCTTGCCGTTCTGCTGGCGTTCGGCAGCGCGCCCACGCTCTTTTTCTGGACAAAATGGATGGGCAAAATCGTGAGCGTGCCGGCCGGCGCGCACAAAGGCGAGGGCGCGGTTGCCAAGGACGAATGGACCGCGCTGGGACTTCTCGCCGCGGGCACCGTTGCGACCGCCGCGCTGTTCCCGCTGATGTCGTTCGTGTCGGTCGAACCGTATGTCTTTTCGATATATCACCATGAAGTCTCGCTCACCCAGGGGAACATCATCATCATGTCGATTCTACTTGGGCTCATGGTGCTGCTCCCGCTCAGCTTTCTGGCCCACCGCGCAAAGCCCGTCTATGTGCCGCGCTATCTCGCGGGCGCCAACGTCGGCGATTCCGGATCGTTTGTCGGCGCCATGCAGGTCACGCGCGAGGCCGCGACAAGCAATTATTACCTCGGAGAGCTTTTTTCCGAAAAGAAGCTGTGTGTGACGAGCATTGCCATCACGATCGTCCTTATCATCACCATGTTCGGGGCGGTGAAACTATGA
- a CDS encoding tyrosine-type recombinase/integrase, with translation MAYAFKRKNIWYIRYKDENDKWEIKSCGKNAIKTDADYLAREYSAKELNRKHKAPVRIVNSNLEQALILYRDTVVPRSTMGIDKQQSSIRREQATVNNFIFFVREKHLEQFKAFDKEMAQAFIDKRVEEGMSAKTRREERRQLRKFFKWAIKQNYCAENPTEEIVAPKLPKRKPRFFSMDELKKIFETAMEPYRLIFMFLYLTGLRTGELCNLEWRDYNRDLRTLTIRVVAADKKKRTPGNKTKREETIPLCDEAINILERREAANDSEQFVFLNQAGNRLDDDNIYRNLMPILDKLKIRDASPHTFRHTFASHLVIAGVSIYVVKELLRHASVQETEIYAHLAKDTTSAAVEKLNGKMQSIVPGNSGSSQAGKQVCPGVFLPFFKRGDVQ, from the coding sequence ATGGCTTACGCTTTCAAACGTAAAAATATCTGGTATATCAGATATAAAGATGAAAACGACAAATGGGAAATCAAGTCTTGTGGTAAAAACGCCATCAAAACCGACGCCGACTACCTCGCGCGGGAATATTCGGCGAAAGAGTTGAATCGCAAACACAAGGCACCGGTGCGGATCGTTAACAGTAACCTCGAGCAGGCCCTGATTCTGTATCGAGACACAGTAGTCCCTCGCAGCACTATGGGTATCGACAAACAGCAGAGCTCCATCCGCAGGGAACAGGCGACGGTGAATAATTTTATTTTCTTTGTCCGGGAAAAACATCTCGAACAATTCAAGGCGTTCGATAAGGAAATGGCCCAAGCCTTTATAGACAAAAGGGTCGAGGAGGGGATGAGCGCCAAGACCAGACGCGAAGAACGGCGACAGCTCCGCAAGTTCTTCAAATGGGCGATCAAACAGAATTATTGTGCCGAGAACCCGACCGAGGAAATAGTAGCACCCAAGCTCCCCAAGAGAAAGCCGCGGTTCTTTTCCATGGACGAGCTGAAAAAAATCTTCGAGACGGCCATGGAACCCTACCGGCTGATTTTCATGTTCCTTTACCTGACAGGGCTGCGGACCGGGGAACTGTGCAATCTTGAATGGAGGGACTACAACAGGGATTTGCGGACACTGACGATACGGGTCGTGGCGGCAGATAAAAAGAAACGGACTCCCGGCAACAAGACCAAACGGGAGGAAACCATCCCGCTCTGCGACGAGGCGATAAATATCCTTGAGCGGAGAGAAGCCGCCAACGACAGCGAGCAGTTCGTTTTCCTGAACCAAGCCGGCAACAGGCTTGATGATGACAATATATACCGGAACCTCATGCCGATCCTTGACAAGCTTAAAATCCGTGATGCATCGCCGCACACGTTTCGGCATACGTTTGCCAGCCATCTGGTGATTGCCGGCGTTTCGATATACGTGGTCAAGGAGCTGTTGAGGCACGCCTCCGTGCAAGAAACGGAAATCTACGCTCATCTTGCTAAGGACACGACAAGCGCGGCAGTTGAGAAGCTGAATGGGAAAATGCAGTCTATCGTGCCAGGAAACAGCGGTTCCTCCCAAGCCGGAAAACAGGTCTGTCCTGGGGTTTTTCTCCCCTTCTTCAAGCGCGGAGACGTACAATAA